GCCGGCGCTGGACGGTCTGGGTGGACAGCCGCCGGTCCGTGACCGGCGTGCGCCTGCCCGTGCCACCCTCGGGGCTGGAGGACCGCACCTTCCAGGGCGACACGGAGGGCTCGCGCGCGTCGTTGTCGGTGGAGGCGTTGAACGTGGCCATGTCCGAGGGCCGTTCGATGAACCTCTCCGCGCTGGCGGAGACCGGAGGCATGGCACCCGAGCGGCTCGCCGAGTCGGTGCTCGCCGCTTCCACGCTGAACTACGGCCGGCCCCAGGTGACGTGGCTCGCGCCCGCCGAGGGCGCGTCGCTGGCTCGCGGCGCCACCGTGCGCGTGCGGGTGGACGGCTTCCAGGTGGGGACGGACGCCGCCAACGGTGACGAGGGTGGGGTGCTGCTCACCGTGCGCGATGGCGGCCCGGGCTGCGACCTGTCGGTGGTGCGCGGCGACGTGGCCATGCATTCGGGCGAGGTGGAGCTCTCCCTGCCCACCGCCTGCTCCGGGGCGGCGGTCACGCTGGTGGCGTCGCTGGTGGACGGGCTCGGGCTGCCGCTGCGCCCCGCCGTCAGTGCCGCCCGCACGGTGCGGGTGCCCTGACGTGCTGGGGTGTCAGTGCGTCTACGACCTGGCGGGGTAACCCGGTCCGGCCGTGAATTCGCTTTCGCGAATTGCGCGGTGATACGTTTCGCTCCATGGGCCAGAAGGAGACGGTCGTCACCGTCATCTCGAAGATCTCCGAGCGCCCCGTCAACCTGGACGCGGCGCTGGTGGTCATCTACGGCCTGGATCTGGGGCGCAAGTACGACCTGGCGCGTGAGGAGACGCTGATCGGCCGGTCGTCCAAGGCGGACATCCAGATTGATCAGGAGGCGGTGAGCCGCAACCACGCGCGCATCACCAACACCACCAAGGGCGTGCGCATCGAGGACCTGGGGTCCACCAATGGCACGTTCGTCAACGACGACGTCGCGTCGTCGGCGCGGTCGCTGCAGAACGGCGACCTGGTGAAGATTGGCCGCACCATCTTCAAGTTCATCGCGGGCGGCAACATCGAGGCGGCGTACCACGACGAGATCTACCGGCTGACCACCATGGACGGCCTCACGCAGATCTACAACCGCCGCTACTTCGACGAGCAGCTGGACCGGGAGATCTCCCGCAGCCGTCGCTACGAGCGCGTGCTGTCGCTGGTGATGTTCGACCTGGATCACTTCAAGGACGTGAACGACACCTACGGGCACCTGGCCGGGGACTCGGTGCTCAAGCAGCTGGCGTCCACGGTGCGCACGCGCATCCGGCGCGAGGATGTCTTCGCCCGCTACGGCGGTGAGGAGTTCGCGCTGCTCCTGCCGGAGATCAACCTGGCCGGCGCCCGTCAGCTCGCGGAGAAGGTGCGCAAGCTGGTGGAGCGGCAGCGCTTCGAGTTCGACAAGCAGGTCATCCCCGTCACGCTGTCCATGGGCGTGGCCACGCTGGAGCCGCAGCACCGCGAGCCCGCGGATCTGGTGCGCACGGCGGATGAGCACCTCTTCACGGCGAAGAGCCAGGGGCGCAACCGCATCTGCGGCTGACGCCCCCGGAGTACCGTTTGAAGCTCAGCTGACGCTCAGCCCGTGAAGACGGAGCGGCGCTCGCGCAGCAGGGCCTGGAGCATGCCCTGGATGGACTCGCGGGTGCGCTCGGTCAGCCGCTGCACCTCACCCAGGTCGTCCGCGGCCTCCGGAGCCAGGCCTTCCATGGTGATGGGCTCGCCGAAGCGGATGGTCCACTTGGCGGGCAGCGGGCCGGGCGCGGTGAGCGGCAGCGACGGGAACCCCAGGAAGCCACCGGGGAGGCGGCCCAGCAGCGGCGACGTCTCCTCCGCGCCGACGATGGCCACCGGGACGATGGGCGCGCCGGTGCGCAGGGCCAGCTTGACGAAGCCGCCTCGGCCAAAGCGCTTGAGCCGGTAGCGCTCCGCGAACGGCTTGCTCGCGCCCTGGTAGCCCTCCGGGAAGACGACGAGCGGCCGGTGCTCGTCCAGCAGCCGCAGCGCGTTCTCCGGTGAGGCGCGCACGGCGCCCAGGCGGTTGAAGAGGGTGCCGAGCATGGGCGCGTGGAAGACCTGATCCTCCACCAGCCAGCGGGCCTCGGGCAGATCCGGGCGCTCCCGCAGGAGCGCCTGCGCCATCACGAGGCCGTCGTAGGGCAGGGCGCCGGAGTGGTTGGCGACGAGGATGGAGGCGCCGCGCGGCACCTGATCCACGCCCTCCACGGAGACGCGCCAGTACTGCTCGTAGAGGAAGTCGAGGACGGGCTGGAGGCTCTCCACCAGGCCCGCGTCCTTGCCGTAGTCATCCAGCCGGCTGCCGCCGCCGGCGCCCAGGCTGGTGCGCATGGCCTCCATCAGGCCGTGCATGGCGCCCACGGCGCGGCCCAGGCCTTCGCTCGCGAGCGCCTGTCCGGCGATCTCCTTCGCCAGGGAGAACATGCCCGCGGCGCGGCCCGCGAAGCCGGACGACGGGGCCGACTCTTCCGGTCGGTCGAAGCCCTGCGCATCCCGCTCCGCTTCCTCCGGGAGGGTCGCCTCGCCGGGGTCGCTCACGAGCGACAGGGGCCGGCGGCTGGGGGGCAGCTCGTCGTGGGACTCGTCGGGCAGCTCCACCTCCGGCTCCACGTCCGTGGGGGCGGCGCCCTCGATGATGGAGACGGAGATGTGCACGCCGTTCTCCTCGACGCGCTCGACGCCGCTGATCAGGTCGTCGTCCTCGTCCGGGTCCTCTGGCGCGGCCATGCCGTCCGGGTCGCGGCGCCAGGCGTCCGCGGTCCAGAGGTCCCCGGTGTCCTCGGGAGGAGGCACGTCCTTCGGGTCGCGGACCCAGGCGTCGGTGGGCCAGGCCTCCTCGGCGT
This DNA window, taken from Corallococcus coralloides DSM 2259, encodes the following:
- a CDS encoding GGDEF domain-containing protein; the encoded protein is MGQKETVVTVISKISERPVNLDAALVVIYGLDLGRKYDLAREETLIGRSSKADIQIDQEAVSRNHARITNTTKGVRIEDLGSTNGTFVNDDVASSARSLQNGDLVKIGRTIFKFIAGGNIEAAYHDEIYRLTTMDGLTQIYNRRYFDEQLDREISRSRRYERVLSLVMFDLDHFKDVNDTYGHLAGDSVLKQLASTVRTRIRREDVFARYGGEEFALLLPEINLAGARQLAEKVRKLVERQRFEFDKQVIPVTLSMGVATLEPQHREPADLVRTADEHLFTAKSQGRNRICG
- a CDS encoding lysophospholipid acyltransferase family protein, coding for MTKGVLGNDPFQRGAAPRTGEVKDDAAAPKAAKKKSAASKSAKGAKSAGKTKSAKGGASKASAQAKAPRGGKAAEAKQAAATPKTPAAKVHMFEARANGRGGARHEEDARDVEQDSGAKHGRPSAKDSHASGGSPAAKPGARDAAHASGQHPAAEDASPLREPSVPGPAAEPRPSRPQVLADEVHASRPQERKVDRALTEALASDAAEAAAKTAVDELFEGRQGPDRDIERVLATELVAEVAESAVRQVLDNGNGDAAERQVATAVATQVAEATAGVAVDEVLDRNATSPDERALPSAEDRDARDLDKDEDAEEAWPTDAWVRDPKDVPPPEDTGDLWTADAWRRDPDGMAAPEDPDEDDDLISGVERVEENGVHISVSIIEGAAPTDVEPEVELPDESHDELPPSRRPLSLVSDPGEATLPEEAERDAQGFDRPEESAPSSGFAGRAAGMFSLAKEIAGQALASEGLGRAVGAMHGLMEAMRTSLGAGGGSRLDDYGKDAGLVESLQPVLDFLYEQYWRVSVEGVDQVPRGASILVANHSGALPYDGLVMAQALLRERPDLPEARWLVEDQVFHAPMLGTLFNRLGAVRASPENALRLLDEHRPLVVFPEGYQGASKPFAERYRLKRFGRGGFVKLALRTGAPIVPVAIVGAEETSPLLGRLPGGFLGFPSLPLTAPGPLPAKWTIRFGEPITMEGLAPEAADDLGEVQRLTERTRESIQGMLQALLRERRSVFTG